In Mycolicibacterium mucogenicum DSM 44124, the following are encoded in one genomic region:
- a CDS encoding thioester domain-containing protein, producing the protein MPSSLLAPTGTSVAVRRTVRRDAEITRMTRYRGGTYSPTVDTVVFTDGTTARTDLIRLNPNIDAYSVDFQGVAPTRPSQYRPANWSAVPNVAARAFEAEVDWIIRNSYPTLGTVELSRRVRGAGHLSGDAHLAEHEAIAATQAAIWHFTNGLRLDNRPLNVPVAVTPEPGAITFEFDGEPQLGSYTVELTSDAAVSLVLQKSVDGATWRDVAASGLNVAAGYGRHRRGIGVGATASDSRPGRQHRGYRFYRLQVLADSGAFVDIEDVSFTLDGSGNYRNAERVVALYNHLVAGAEAARSLTVVPRLIADRAVVGDVVGPFRFEATDAAALTAVGGTLVDAAGEPITTPVVPGSDIYLRPLPGARRVTVTASVPAAQNGFGGRVITGVAHDSSLTPVALAVPTPTVIDFELTF; encoded by the coding sequence ATGCCCTCCTCTCTGCTCGCCCCCACCGGTACCTCCGTCGCGGTCCGCCGTACCGTGCGCCGGGACGCCGAGATCACCCGGATGACCCGCTACCGCGGCGGCACGTACTCGCCGACCGTCGACACCGTGGTGTTCACCGACGGGACGACTGCGCGCACCGACCTGATCCGGCTGAACCCGAACATCGACGCGTACTCGGTGGACTTCCAGGGCGTGGCCCCGACCCGGCCGTCGCAGTACCGGCCCGCGAACTGGTCGGCGGTCCCCAACGTGGCGGCGCGCGCCTTCGAGGCCGAGGTGGACTGGATCATCCGCAACTCGTATCCCACGCTGGGCACTGTCGAGTTGAGTCGCCGGGTACGCGGGGCCGGCCACCTCAGCGGAGACGCGCACCTGGCCGAGCACGAGGCCATCGCCGCGACGCAGGCCGCGATCTGGCATTTCACCAACGGACTGCGTCTGGACAACCGTCCCCTCAACGTGCCGGTCGCGGTCACCCCGGAACCGGGTGCGATCACCTTCGAGTTCGACGGCGAACCGCAATTGGGGAGCTACACGGTCGAGCTGACCAGTGACGCCGCCGTCTCGCTGGTGCTGCAGAAGTCGGTCGACGGGGCGACGTGGCGCGATGTCGCCGCGTCGGGACTCAACGTCGCCGCCGGTTACGGGCGCCACCGCCGCGGCATCGGCGTCGGAGCCACCGCATCGGACAGCCGCCCGGGCCGCCAGCACCGCGGATACCGCTTCTACCGCCTTCAGGTGCTCGCCGACAGCGGCGCATTCGTCGACATCGAAGACGTGAGCTTCACCCTCGACGGATCCGGCAACTACCGCAACGCCGAACGCGTCGTCGCGCTGTACAACCACCTCGTGGCCGGTGCCGAGGCGGCCCGGAGCCTGACGGTCGTGCCGCGGCTGATCGCCGACCGCGCGGTGGTCGGCGACGTCGTGGGGCCCTTCCGGTTCGAGGCCACCGATGCGGCCGCGCTCACCGCCGTGGGCGGCACCCTCGTCGACGCGGCAGGCGAGCCGATCACCACTCCTGTGGTTCCGGGCAGTGACATCTACCTGCGTCCGCTGCCGGGTGCCCGTCGGGTGACCGTCACAGCGAGTGTGCCTGCGGCACAGAACGGTTTCGGCGGCCGGGTCATCACCGGCGTGGCGCACGACAGCAGCCTGACACCCGTCGCGCTCGCGGTACCGACGCCGACCGTCATCGACTTCGAGCTCACCTTCTAG
- a CDS encoding glycoside hydrolase family 15 protein gives MPHLAAAGDDSLTGGAISTAVRTPFPPIADYAFLSDCENTCLISSAGSVEWMCVPRPDSPSVFGSILDRGAGHFRLAPYGVTVPSARRYLPGSLILETTWQTHTGWAIVRDALVMGPWHDIETRSRTHRRTPMDWDAEHILLRTVRCVSGTVEFVMSCEPSFDYHRESATWEYSAAAYGEAIARAGKNPEAHPTLRLTTNLRIGLEGHEARARTRLTEGDKVFVALSWSKHPAPQTFDEASDKMWKTSEAWRQWINVGDFPDHPWRSYLQRSALTLKGLTYSPTGALLAASTTSLPETPQGERNWDYRYSWIRDSTFALWGLYTLGLDREADDFFSFIADVSGANNGERHPLQVMYGVGGERSLVEEELHHLSGYDYSRPVRIGNGAYNQMQHDIWGTMLDSVYLHAKSREQIPEMLWPVLKNQVEEAIKHWKEPDRGIWEVRGEPQHFTSSKIMCWVALDRGSKLAELQGEKSYAQQWRKIADEIKADVLAHGVDKRGVLTQRYGDDALDASLLLAILTRFLPADDPRVRATVMAIAEELTEEGLVLRYRTEETDDGLSGEEGTFTICSFWLVSALVEIGEVSRARHLCEKLLSFASPLHLYAEEIEPRTGRHLGNFPQAFTHLALINAVVHVIRAEEEADSSGVFQPANAPM, from the coding sequence ATTCCTCACCTCGCCGCCGCGGGTGACGATTCATTGACGGGCGGTGCGATCTCGACGGCCGTCCGCACGCCGTTCCCGCCGATCGCGGACTACGCCTTCCTGTCCGACTGCGAGAACACCTGCCTTATCTCGTCTGCGGGCTCGGTGGAGTGGATGTGCGTGCCCCGGCCGGACTCCCCCAGCGTCTTCGGCTCGATCCTGGACCGCGGTGCCGGCCACTTCCGGCTGGCGCCCTACGGCGTGACGGTGCCGTCGGCGCGGCGGTACCTGCCGGGCTCGTTGATCCTGGAGACCACGTGGCAGACGCACACCGGCTGGGCCATCGTGCGCGACGCCCTCGTGATGGGGCCGTGGCACGACATCGAAACCCGTTCGCGCACACACCGTCGCACCCCGATGGACTGGGACGCCGAGCACATCCTGCTGCGTACCGTCCGCTGCGTCAGCGGCACCGTCGAGTTCGTCATGAGCTGTGAGCCGTCGTTCGACTACCACCGCGAGAGCGCGACGTGGGAGTACTCGGCCGCGGCCTACGGCGAGGCAATCGCGCGGGCCGGCAAGAACCCGGAGGCGCACCCGACGCTGCGCCTGACCACCAACCTGCGGATCGGTCTGGAGGGCCACGAGGCGCGGGCCCGGACCCGGCTCACCGAGGGCGACAAGGTTTTCGTCGCGCTGTCGTGGTCCAAGCACCCGGCGCCGCAGACGTTCGACGAGGCCTCCGACAAGATGTGGAAGACCAGCGAGGCGTGGCGGCAGTGGATCAACGTCGGCGACTTCCCCGACCACCCGTGGCGGTCGTACCTGCAGCGCAGCGCGCTGACGCTCAAGGGCCTGACGTACTCCCCGACCGGCGCGCTGCTGGCCGCGAGCACCACGTCGCTGCCGGAAACGCCTCAGGGCGAACGGAACTGGGACTACCGGTATTCGTGGATCCGCGACTCCACGTTCGCGCTGTGGGGCCTGTACACCCTCGGACTGGACCGCGAGGCCGACGACTTCTTCTCGTTCATCGCCGACGTCTCCGGCGCCAACAACGGTGAGCGCCATCCCCTTCAGGTGATGTACGGCGTCGGCGGCGAACGCAGCCTCGTCGAAGAGGAACTGCATCACCTGTCCGGCTACGACTACTCGCGGCCGGTCCGCATAGGCAACGGCGCCTACAACCAGATGCAGCACGACATCTGGGGCACGATGCTCGACTCGGTGTACCTGCACGCGAAATCTCGCGAGCAGATTCCCGAGATGCTGTGGCCGGTGCTGAAAAACCAAGTGGAAGAAGCGATCAAGCACTGGAAGGAACCCGACCGCGGGATCTGGGAGGTGCGCGGCGAACCGCAGCACTTCACCTCCAGCAAGATCATGTGCTGGGTGGCGTTGGATCGCGGCTCGAAACTTGCTGAACTGCAAGGGGAAAAGTCCTACGCGCAGCAGTGGCGCAAGATCGCCGACGAGATCAAGGCCGATGTCCTGGCCCACGGTGTCGACAAGCGCGGCGTGCTGACCCAGCGGTACGGCGACGACGCCCTCGATGCCTCACTGCTGCTGGCGATCCTCACCCGGTTCCTGCCGGCCGACGACCCTCGGGTGCGCGCGACTGTGATGGCCATCGCCGAAGAGCTCACCGAGGAAGGCCTGGTGCTGCGCTACCGCACCGAGGAGACCGACGACGGATTGTCTGGCGAGGAAGGCACTTTCACCATCTGCTCGTTCTGGCTGGTGTCTGCGCTCGTCGAGATCGGCGAGGTCAGCCGGGCCCGGCACCTGTGCGAGAAACTGCTGTCGTTCGCCAGCCCGCTGCACCTGTACGCCGAGGAGATCGAGCCGCGCACCGGCCGGCACCTGGGCAACTTCCCGCAGGCGTTCACCCACCTGGCGCTCATCAACGCCGTCGTGCACGTCATCCGCGCCGAAGAGGAAGCCGACAGCAGCGGGGTGTTCCAGCCCGCCAACGCCCCGATGTAG
- a CDS encoding Ms4533A family Cys-rich leader peptide yields MHAASGTTEGHILALIAVGTRAVADVACCR; encoded by the coding sequence ATGCACGCAGCGTCCGGCACAACCGAGGGCCACATCCTGGCTCTCATTGCCGTGGGTACCCGCGCTGTTGCTGACGTCGCCTGTTGTCGCTGA
- a CDS encoding sulfate ABC transporter substrate-binding protein — MHKIIKNWRPATAVAAVVASTTVLAACGGGASDTAGGGGAQSGANTTLTLVGYAVPEPGWSKIIPAFAATPEGKGVAVTTSYGASGDQSRKVESGAPADIVNFSVEPDVTRLVKAGKVSKDWNADATKGIPFGSVVSLVVRKGNPKGIKDWDDLLKPGVEVVTPSPLSSGSAKWNLLAPYAAKSNGGKDAQAGIDYIRQLVVEHVKTRPGSGREATDLFLHGTGDVLISYENEAINVERQGKDVEHVNPAQTFKIENPVAVLNTSQHQDKANALKNFLYTAEGQKLWAQAGFRPVDPAVAADFAKDFPTPEKLWTIADLGGWKTVDPALFDKENGSITKIYKQATG, encoded by the coding sequence ATGCACAAGATCATCAAGAACTGGCGGCCCGCCACCGCGGTCGCTGCCGTCGTGGCCAGCACCACGGTGCTCGCCGCTTGCGGTGGCGGCGCGAGTGACACCGCCGGTGGTGGCGGTGCACAGTCGGGTGCCAACACCACCCTGACCCTGGTGGGCTACGCCGTGCCGGAGCCGGGCTGGAGCAAGATCATCCCGGCGTTCGCCGCCACCCCTGAGGGCAAGGGCGTCGCCGTCACCACGTCCTACGGCGCCTCGGGTGACCAGTCGCGCAAGGTCGAATCCGGTGCCCCCGCCGACATCGTCAACTTCTCGGTCGAGCCCGATGTCACCCGCCTGGTGAAGGCCGGCAAGGTCAGCAAGGACTGGAACGCCGACGCCACCAAGGGCATCCCGTTCGGTTCGGTGGTGTCGCTGGTCGTGCGCAAGGGCAACCCCAAGGGCATCAAGGACTGGGACGACCTGCTCAAGCCGGGCGTCGAGGTCGTCACCCCGAGCCCGCTGAGCTCGGGTTCGGCCAAGTGGAACCTGCTGGCGCCGTACGCCGCGAAGAGCAACGGCGGCAAGGATGCCCAGGCCGGCATCGACTACATCCGGCAGCTGGTCGTCGAGCACGTCAAGACCCGTCCGGGTTCGGGCCGGGAAGCCACCGACCTGTTCCTGCACGGCACCGGTGACGTGCTGATCAGCTACGAGAACGAAGCCATCAACGTCGAGCGGCAGGGCAAGGACGTCGAGCACGTCAACCCGGCTCAGACCTTCAAGATCGAGAACCCGGTGGCTGTCTTGAACACAAGCCAGCACCAGGACAAGGCCAACGCGCTGAAGAACTTCCTCTACACCGCGGAGGGACAGAAGCTGTGGGCGCAGGCCGGGTTCCGTCCCGTCGATCCTGCCGTCGCCGCCGATTTCGCCAAGGACTTCCCGACCCCGGAGAAGCTGTGGACCATCGCTGACCTCGGTGGATGGAAGACCGTCGATCCGGCGTTGTTCGACAAGGAGAACGGCAGCATCACCAAGATCTACAAGCAGGCCACTGGATGA
- the cysT gene encoding sulfate ABC transporter permease subunit CysT yields MTSATTFDGTPARPEPTSNGGSAGPGSGVRHAFGTTSLRVGAASIWLSVIVLLPLAAILVQSARGGWGYFWSAVTSNSAIASFRVTLEVSAAVALINLVFGLLVAWVLTRDDFVGKRLVDAVIDLPFALPTIVASLVMLALYGPASPVNLHLQHTKWGIGVALLFVTLPFVVRSVQPVLLELDQQTEEAAASLGANNFVIFTNVVLPALLPSLLSGAGLAFSRAIGEFGSVVLIGGAVPGETEVSSQWIRTLIENDDRTGAAAISIVLLVISFLVLFVLRVVGSRAAKREELAP; encoded by the coding sequence ATGACATCCGCAACCACGTTTGACGGCACCCCGGCCCGGCCCGAGCCCACCAGCAATGGTGGCTCGGCCGGGCCGGGGTCCGGCGTACGGCACGCATTCGGCACCACGTCGTTGCGGGTGGGGGCCGCGAGCATCTGGCTCTCCGTCATCGTGCTGCTGCCGCTCGCCGCGATCCTGGTCCAATCCGCTCGTGGCGGCTGGGGCTACTTCTGGTCCGCGGTCACATCGAATTCAGCGATCGCCTCGTTTCGTGTGACGCTCGAGGTCTCGGCGGCCGTCGCGCTCATCAACCTGGTCTTCGGGCTGTTGGTGGCGTGGGTGCTGACGCGGGACGACTTCGTCGGTAAGCGACTGGTGGACGCGGTCATCGACCTGCCGTTCGCGCTGCCGACCATCGTGGCCAGCCTCGTCATGCTGGCGCTCTACGGTCCGGCCAGCCCCGTCAACCTGCATCTGCAGCACACCAAGTGGGGCATCGGCGTCGCGCTGCTGTTCGTCACGCTGCCGTTCGTCGTGCGGTCGGTGCAGCCGGTGCTGCTCGAACTGGACCAGCAGACCGAAGAAGCGGCCGCCTCGTTGGGCGCCAACAACTTCGTCATCTTCACCAATGTGGTGCTGCCGGCCCTGCTGCCGTCGCTGCTGTCGGGTGCGGGCCTGGCCTTCTCCCGCGCGATCGGCGAATTCGGTTCGGTGGTGCTGATCGGCGGCGCGGTGCCCGGCGAGACCGAGGTGTCGTCGCAGTGGATCCGTACCCTGATCGAGAACGACGACCGTACCGGTGCCGCTGCGATCTCGATTGTGCTGCTGGTGATTTCATTCCTGGTGCTGTTCGTGTTGCGGGTCGTCGGATCGCGGGCGGCCAAGCGTGAGGAGCTGGCTCCATGA
- the cysW gene encoding sulfate ABC transporter permease subunit CysW, which translates to MTLSPLVRYLARYVALAYITVLVIVPVGLILWRTFQPGLGEFFTQITTPAAISALQLSLLVVAIVVPLNVLFGVPTALVLARNRFRGKSVLQAVIDLPFAVSPVVVGVALILLWGSAGLLGFVENSWGLKIIFGFPGIVLASIFVTVPFVIREVEPVLHELGTDQEEAASTLGAQWWQTFWRITLPSIRWGLTYGIVLTVARTLGEYGAVIMVSSNLPGQSQTLTLLVSDRYSRGAEYGAYAVSTLLMAVAVIVLIVQVILDARRVRAAQ; encoded by the coding sequence ATGACCCTCTCGCCGCTGGTTCGCTACCTGGCCCGGTACGTGGCGCTGGCCTACATCACGGTGCTCGTCATCGTGCCCGTCGGCCTGATCTTGTGGCGCACGTTCCAGCCCGGCCTGGGAGAGTTCTTCACCCAGATCACCACGCCGGCAGCCATTTCCGCGCTGCAGCTGTCGTTGCTCGTCGTCGCCATCGTGGTGCCGCTCAACGTGCTGTTCGGCGTGCCGACCGCACTGGTGTTGGCCCGCAACCGGTTCCGCGGCAAGAGCGTGCTGCAGGCGGTCATCGACCTGCCGTTCGCGGTGTCGCCCGTCGTCGTCGGTGTGGCCCTGATCCTGCTGTGGGGCTCGGCCGGCCTGCTCGGCTTCGTCGAGAACAGCTGGGGACTCAAGATCATCTTCGGCTTCCCGGGCATCGTGCTCGCCAGCATCTTCGTCACCGTGCCGTTCGTCATCCGCGAGGTCGAACCGGTGCTGCACGAGCTCGGCACCGACCAGGAAGAGGCGGCCTCCACCCTGGGTGCGCAGTGGTGGCAGACGTTCTGGCGGATCACGCTGCCGTCCATCCGCTGGGGCCTGACCTACGGCATCGTGCTCACCGTTGCCCGCACGCTGGGGGAGTACGGCGCCGTCATCATGGTGTCCTCCAATCTGCCCGGCCAGTCCCAGACCCTCACCCTGCTGGTCTCGGACCGGTACAGCCGCGGCGCCGAATACGGCGCCTATGCCGTGTCGACTCTGTTGATGGCGGTCGCGGTGATCGTGCTGATCGTGCAGGTAATCCTCGACGCCCGGCGTGTCCGGGCGGCACAATAG
- a CDS encoding sulfate/molybdate ABC transporter ATP-binding protein, which yields MSDEQKQGSPPAITVRGANKHYGDFAALDNIDFDVPEGSLTALLGPSGSGKSTLLRAIAGLDTPDTGTITIKGNDVTGVPPQRRGIGFVFQHYAAFKHLTVRENVAFGLKIRKKPKAEIQEKVDSLLEVVGLAGFQTRYPSQLSGGQRQRMALARALAVDPQVLLLDEPFGALDAKVRDDLRTWLRRLHDEVHVTTVLVTHDQAEALDVADRIAVLNKGRIEQVGSPTEVYDSPANPFVMSFLGAVSTINGTLVRPHDIRVGRNPDMAISQADDDVAATGVLRAKVDRVVVLGFEVRVELTTAADHTPFTAQITRGDAEALQLLEGDTVYVRATRIPPIAGQTQEAEAVLARA from the coding sequence ATGAGTGACGAGCAGAAGCAGGGCAGCCCTCCCGCCATCACGGTGCGCGGTGCCAACAAGCACTACGGCGACTTCGCGGCCCTCGACAACATCGACTTCGACGTGCCCGAGGGCTCGCTGACCGCACTGCTGGGCCCCAGCGGGTCGGGCAAGTCCACGCTGTTGCGGGCCATCGCCGGCCTCGACACCCCGGACACCGGCACCATCACCATCAAGGGCAACGACGTCACCGGGGTGCCGCCACAGCGGCGCGGCATCGGGTTCGTCTTCCAGCACTACGCGGCGTTCAAGCACCTCACCGTGCGCGAGAACGTCGCGTTCGGCCTGAAAATCCGTAAGAAGCCCAAGGCCGAGATCCAAGAAAAGGTCGACAGCCTGCTCGAGGTCGTGGGCCTCGCCGGTTTCCAGACGCGCTACCCCAGCCAGCTCTCCGGCGGCCAGCGTCAGCGCATGGCACTCGCTCGCGCCCTCGCGGTCGATCCCCAGGTGCTCCTGCTCGACGAGCCGTTCGGCGCCCTCGACGCCAAGGTGCGTGACGACCTGCGCACGTGGCTGCGCCGCCTGCACGACGAGGTGCACGTGACCACCGTGCTCGTCACCCACGACCAGGCCGAGGCGCTCGACGTCGCCGACCGGATCGCGGTGCTGAACAAGGGTCGCATCGAGCAGGTCGGGTCGCCGACCGAGGTTTACGACAGCCCGGCCAACCCGTTCGTGATGTCGTTCCTCGGCGCCGTCTCGACCATCAACGGCACGCTGGTGCGCCCCCACGACATTCGCGTGGGCCGCAACCCCGACATGGCCATTTCCCAGGCCGACGACGATGTCGCCGCCACCGGCGTGCTGCGGGCCAAGGTCGACCGTGTCGTCGTGCTCGGCTTCGAGGTTCGCGTCGAGCTGACGACCGCGGCGGACCACACGCCGTTCACCGCCCAGATCACGCGCGGTGACGCCGAAGCCCTGCAGCTCCTCGAGGGCGACACCGTGTACGTCCGGGCCACCCGCATCCCGCCGATCGCGGGGCAGACGCAAGAAGCCGAGGCGGTCCTCGCCCGGGCCTGA
- the epsC gene encoding serine O-acetyltransferase EpsC, with product MTLLSTLREDLDNARSHDPAGRGDFENALVYSGLHAIWSHRLAHRLWARPAGRGPARVLAQVTRFFTGIEIHPGATIGRRFFIDHGMGVVIGETTEIGNDVMVYHGVTLGGRSLNKGKRHPTIGNRVTVGAGAKVLGPILVGDDSAIGANAVVTHDVPADSIATGIPAIVRPRTEKQREPAVDPTTYIDPAMYI from the coding sequence ATGACGCTGCTCTCCACCCTCCGTGAGGACCTGGACAACGCACGCAGCCATGATCCGGCGGGACGTGGGGACTTCGAGAACGCACTCGTGTACTCCGGCCTGCACGCCATCTGGTCGCACCGGCTGGCCCATCGGCTGTGGGCCCGGCCGGCCGGGCGCGGGCCGGCGCGGGTGCTGGCTCAGGTGACGCGGTTCTTCACCGGCATCGAGATTCATCCGGGCGCGACCATCGGGCGGCGGTTCTTCATCGACCACGGCATGGGCGTCGTGATCGGCGAGACCACCGAGATCGGCAACGACGTCATGGTCTACCACGGCGTGACGCTGGGTGGCCGCAGCCTCAACAAGGGCAAGCGTCACCCGACCATCGGCAACCGGGTGACCGTCGGCGCGGGCGCCAAGGTGCTCGGCCCCATCCTCGTCGGCGACGACTCGGCCATCGGCGCGAATGCCGTTGTGACACACGATGTTCCGGCGGACTCCATCGCCACCGGCATTCCGGCGATCGTGCGCCCGCGCACCGAGAAACAGCGCGAGCCCGCCGTCGACCCGACGACCTACATCGACCCCGCGATGTACATCTGA
- the cysK gene encoding cysteine synthase A — protein MGKIYANVTELVGRTPLVRLNRLTDGAGAQVVAKLEFYNPANSVKDRIGVAIVDAAEQSGELKPGGTIVEATSGNTGIALALVGAARGYKVILTMPETMSLERRVMLRAYGAEIVLTPGAEGMAGAVAKAKQILAETPNSVAADQFANPANPAIHEKTTAEEVWADTDGAVDIFVAGIGTGGTLTGVGHVLKSRKPDVKIVGVEPVDSPILTGGQAGPHKIQGIGANFIPEVLDRAVYDEIIDVSFPDAIEVARQLGTQEGILGGISAGANVWAALQLAKRPENDGKLIVVVIPDFGERYVSTALYEHIRD, from the coding sequence ATGGGCAAGATCTACGCCAATGTCACCGAATTGGTCGGGCGCACGCCGCTGGTCCGGCTCAACCGGTTGACCGACGGGGCCGGCGCGCAGGTCGTCGCGAAGCTGGAGTTCTACAACCCGGCGAACAGCGTCAAGGACCGTATCGGTGTGGCGATCGTCGACGCCGCGGAGCAGTCCGGTGAACTCAAGCCTGGTGGCACCATCGTGGAGGCCACGAGCGGCAACACCGGCATCGCGCTGGCCCTCGTCGGCGCGGCCCGCGGCTACAAGGTCATCCTGACCATGCCGGAGACCATGTCGCTCGAACGACGCGTGATGCTGCGCGCATACGGCGCCGAGATCGTCCTGACCCCGGGTGCCGAGGGCATGGCCGGCGCCGTCGCCAAGGCCAAGCAGATTCTCGCCGAGACCCCGAACTCCGTCGCCGCCGATCAGTTCGCCAACCCGGCCAACCCCGCCATCCACGAGAAGACCACGGCCGAGGAGGTCTGGGCCGACACCGACGGCGCGGTCGACATCTTCGTCGCCGGCATCGGCACCGGCGGCACCCTCACCGGCGTCGGGCACGTCCTCAAGTCCCGTAAGCCCGACGTGAAGATCGTCGGCGTCGAGCCGGTGGACTCCCCCATCCTCACCGGCGGCCAGGCCGGACCACACAAGATTCAGGGCATCGGCGCGAACTTCATCCCCGAGGTGCTGGACCGCGCCGTGTACGACGAGATCATCGACGTCTCCTTCCCGGACGCCATCGAGGTGGCGCGGCAGCTGGGCACGCAGGAGGGCATCCTCGGCGGCATCTCGGCGGGTGCCAACGTCTGGGCGGCCCTGCAGCTCGCCAAGCGCCCCGAGAACGACGGCAAGCTCATCGTGGTGGTCATCCCCGACTTCGGCGAGCGGTACGTCTCCACGGCGCTGTACGAGCACATCCGGGACTGA
- a CDS encoding potassium transporter Kup, with the protein MGTHPDTGRKGLGAGLAISALGVVFGDIGTSPIYTMQTLFNPDDPHPVPISHDNIYGVVSLVFWSVMLIVTITYVSLVMRADNDGEGGVMALITLVKQSSDKLGRRTAAFLAALGILGAALFFGDSMITPAISVLSAVEGSKTIDPGLADWVVPITAVIIIALFSVQHRGTAVVGKFFGPVMVVWFTVIGACGVGGIIREPEILRALNPLYALGFMAGHFHIAFFALAAVVLSVTGAEALYADMGHFGRKPITFAWLLLVFPACMLSYFGQGALLLQNPSVHDAPFFLLTPEWGRLPMVLLATAATVIASQAVITGAFSVAAQAAHLGYLPRLRILHTSASTMGQIYVPWINSMLLIAVLTLVFAFRSSAALGYAYGMAVTGTITITTLLFLNIARARWDWPLWSVVAIGAPLLTVDVLFLAANLTKLVHGAWLPLLIGLIAFTVMTTWQDGRAVVTRARDAVEGPLRQFVESIVTSEPPLTRVPGTAVFLNRGIETAPLAMRANVKYNRMLHEHVVVLSLETATVPRIADGARLAVDDLGHRDDGIIHVTATYGYMDRPDVPAALALLDSAQTEGPLDLAGATYFLSKVDLVMAKEPSMAPWRTKLFIGTSYITSDAAAYFRLPLDRTVILGSRIEV; encoded by the coding sequence GTGGGCACACACCCCGACACCGGTCGGAAGGGGCTCGGAGCGGGCCTGGCCATCAGTGCACTGGGCGTCGTCTTCGGCGACATCGGCACCAGCCCGATCTACACCATGCAGACGCTGTTCAATCCCGATGACCCGCATCCGGTGCCGATCAGCCACGACAACATCTATGGCGTCGTCTCCCTGGTGTTCTGGTCGGTGATGCTGATCGTCACCATCACGTACGTCAGCTTGGTGATGCGGGCCGACAACGACGGCGAGGGCGGCGTCATGGCGCTGATCACCCTGGTGAAGCAGTCGTCGGACAAGCTCGGCAGGCGCACCGCGGCCTTCCTCGCCGCGCTCGGAATCCTCGGTGCAGCGCTGTTTTTCGGTGACTCGATGATCACCCCGGCCATCTCGGTGCTGTCGGCTGTCGAAGGCTCCAAAACCATCGACCCAGGCCTCGCGGACTGGGTCGTGCCGATCACCGCGGTGATCATCATCGCGTTGTTCAGCGTGCAGCACCGCGGCACCGCCGTCGTCGGCAAGTTCTTCGGTCCGGTGATGGTCGTGTGGTTCACGGTGATCGGCGCATGCGGGGTCGGCGGAATCATCAGAGAGCCCGAGATCCTGCGCGCCCTGAATCCGCTGTACGCGCTGGGATTCATGGCCGGCCATTTCCACATCGCGTTCTTCGCGCTGGCCGCCGTGGTGCTGTCCGTGACCGGCGCCGAGGCGCTGTACGCCGACATGGGCCATTTCGGCCGCAAGCCGATCACGTTCGCCTGGCTGCTGCTGGTGTTCCCGGCGTGCATGCTGAGCTACTTCGGGCAGGGCGCGCTGCTGCTGCAGAACCCCTCCGTCCACGACGCCCCGTTCTTCCTGCTGACGCCCGAGTGGGGCCGGCTACCGATGGTCCTGCTCGCGACGGCGGCCACGGTGATCGCGTCGCAGGCGGTGATCACCGGAGCGTTCTCCGTGGCGGCCCAGGCCGCGCACCTCGGGTACCTGCCCCGGCTGCGGATCCTGCACACGTCAGCGTCCACGATGGGCCAGATCTACGTGCCCTGGATCAACAGCATGCTGCTGATCGCGGTGCTGACCCTGGTCTTCGCCTTCCGCAGCTCCGCCGCGCTGGGCTACGCCTATGGCATGGCGGTGACCGGGACCATCACCATCACGACCCTGCTGTTCCTCAACATCGCACGCGCCAGGTGGGACTGGCCGCTGTGGTCCGTGGTCGCGATCGGGGCCCCCCTGCTCACCGTCGACGTGTTGTTCCTCGCCGCCAATCTCACCAAGCTCGTGCACGGCGCCTGGCTGCCGTTGCTGATCGGATTGATCGCGTTCACCGTGATGACGACGTGGCAGGACGGCCGCGCCGTGGTCACCCGGGCGCGCGACGCCGTCGAAGGCCCACTGCGCCAGTTCGTGGAATCGATCGTCACCAGCGAGCCCCCGCTGACCCGCGTACCGGGCACCGCGGTGTTCCTCAACCGCGGCATCGAGACCGCGCCGCTGGCGATGCGCGCCAATGTGAAATACAACCGGATGCTGCACGAGCACGTCGTGGTGCTGTCCCTGGAGACGGCGACGGTGCCGAGGATCGCCGACGGCGCCCGGTTGGCGGTCGACGATCTGGGCCACCGCGACGACGGCATCATCCACGTCACCGCCACCTACGGATACATGGACCGGCCCGACGTACCGGCAGCCTTGGCGCTGCTCGACTCGGCCCAGACCGAAGGGCCGCTGGATCTCGCCGGTGCCACGTATTTCCTGTCGAAGGTCGATCTGGTGATGGCCAAAGAGCCGTCGATGGCCCCTTGGCGGACAAAGCTTTTCATCGGCACGTCCTACATCACGTCCGACGCCGCGGCCTACTTCCGGCTGCCCCTCGACCGCACGGTGATCCTGGGCTCGCGCATCGAGGTCTGA